In Streptomyces sp. NBC_00683, the DNA window AGGAGGTCGTCCCGTCCCAGCGTCTCGACGACCGCCGCACGCCGCCCGGGTACCCGGATGTCGACCTCGACCCGGCCGGACCGGATGATCCAGAAGCGGTCGGCACGCCGGCCCTCTTCGAAGACGCGCGCGTCCTGCGCCAGGGGAACCTCGTGCGACGCCTCGGCGAGCAGGCGTGCCCGGCTCCCGGACGGGAGCGCGTCCAGCAGACTCCTGGTCTTCGGCATGAGGGCCTCGCTCCTGTGAAACGTCATGACGGCCGCGAGGCCACCAGTACGCCGATCCTGTCGATGCGGTGTTCCGGATTGTCCCTGTCGTCCCGCCAGAAGTTGCCCGCCGCGTTGTCCTCGGGCGTGGCGCAGGTGGAGAGCGTGATCATCGCCTTCGTCGGGTTCTCCCCCGGAGAGCCGGGGACCTCGGCGCGCTGCTCGGCGAGGGAGCGCTCGGAACGGAAGGAGGTCGTCCTGGACTCGGTGATCCGGTACTCGTACACCGTGCCGCCCTCCGTGACGAAGACGGAGTCGCCCTTCTCGACGGACGGGAGCTCGCGCAGCGGTCCGCCCGCGGAGAGCCGGTGGGCCGTCACGAGATAGTTGCCGACCTCGCCCGGTCCCACGCCGCCGTCCTTGCCGTACGGGCTGGCAGCGACGCCGCGGTTCTGGATGCGGGTTCCCGGCCAGTCGTCCGTCGTCCCCTTGTACGGAACCACGCGCAGATCGGTGAGGCCGATCGACGGGATCGAGAGCGTCGCGGTCTCGGTCCGCGGATCGGTCCGGTCGGCCGGTGGCTGTGCCGGGGCCGTGGTCGGTGCCGGTGCGGCCGGTGCTGCGGCCAGTACGGGGGCCGGCGCCGTGGCCTGCCCGGCCGTCGCTGCCGAGCAGCCGGCCGCCAGCGCCACGAGTATCGCGCCCGCGAGCGCCCGGGGAACTCTTCGGAGACTGTGCATGGGGAGATCCGGATCGTTGTCGGCAGGTGCCGGAGCGGACCGCGGTCCACGGCCCGCTCCTCCCAGTACACCACCGCTTCCCGGTCGGGCGCTCCCCTGCCGGGTCACGCTCAGCCGGGCTCCGGGGCTGCGAGCAGGTCGCGCACCTCCTCCGCCGTCGTCTCCTGGAGTTCTTCCCCGACGAGCAGCCAGCGGGTGATGCCGACCGATTCCAGGAAGGCGAGATCGTGGCCGGCGATCACGAGCGCTCCCTCGTAGGCGTCGAGCGCGCTCGCAAGCTGCCGCACGCTTGCCATGTCCAGGTTGTTGGTCGGCTCGTCGAGCATCAGAAGCTGCGGGGCGGGTGAGGCGAGCATCGTCGCCGCGAGTGCGGCACGGAAGCGCTCGCCGCCCGAGAGGGTGCCCGCCGACTGTTCGGCGCGCGCCCCCTTGAAGAGGAACCGTGCGAGCTGGGCGCGGATGTGGTTGTCGGTGATCCCGGGAGCCAGCCGGGCCACGTTCGCGGCGACGCTCAGTTCCTCGTCCAGCACGTCGAGGCGCTGGGGGAGGAAGCGCAGCGGTACGAACGTCCTGGCCTCCCCCGACAGCGGTGCGAGCTCCCCGGTGAGGGTCCGCAGCAGCGTCGTCTTGCCCGCCCCGTTACGGCCGACCAGGGCGACGCGTTCGGGACCCTTCACCTGGAGCTCGCCGTCGCGCAGTGCGCCGAACCGCGGGCGCAGCCCGTGCAGGCTCAGGACGGTGCGGCCCGCGGGTACGGCGGTGTGGGGGAGGCTCACCCGGATCTCGGCGTCGTCGCGGATCGAGTCCGCGGCCTCGTCGAGCCGCTCGCGCGCCTCCTGCAGGCGGTCCTCGTGGAGGCCGCGCAGCTTGCCCGCCGACTCCTGCGCGGACCGCTTGTGCGCACCGGCGACGATGCGCGGGGCCCGCCGCTCGGCGTCCATCTTCTTGTTGTGGCGCTGTCGGCGGGCCACCTTGATCCGGGTCTCCTCCAGCTCGCGCTTCTGACGGCGCACGTCCGACTCGGCGGCCCGCAGCATGCGCCCCGCCGCTTCCTGCTGGGTGGCCAGCGCCTCCTCGTAGTCGGACCAGCCGCCTCCGTACCAGCTCATGGATCCGGACCGCAGCTCGGCGATGCGGTCGACCCGTTCCAGCAGGTCACGGTCGTGGCTGACCACGACGAGCACGCCTGAGCGCCAGGACTCGACGGCCTCGTAGAGCCTGCGGCGCGCGAACAGGTCGAGGTTGTTGGTCGGTTCGTCGAGCAGCAGGACGTCGGGGCGCTCCAGCAGCAGGGCTGCCAGGCGCAGCAGCACGGTCTCGCCGCCGGACAGCTGCCCGACGGTGCGGTCGAGGTCGATGCCGCCGAGGCCGAGCGAGCCCAGGGTCGCCAGGGCCCGTTCCTCGACGTCCCAGTCGTCGCCGACGGTCTCGAAGTGCTCGACGGCGACGTCGCCGGACTCGATGGCGCGCAGCGCCGTGCGCCGCTCGGCGATGCCGAGTGCCGCGTCCACGCGCAGTCCCGTGTCGAGGGTGAGGTTCTGCGGAAGGTAGGCGAGGCTGCCCCCCACCGTCACCGAACCCTGGGTGGGGCGCAGCCGGCCGG includes these proteins:
- a CDS encoding ABC-F family ATP-binding cassette domain-containing protein, with product MSHPLTPTASLTCSALSFSWPDGTEVLDGLSLSIGRGRTGLVGSNGSGKSTLLRLLAGRLRPTQGSVTVGGSLAYLPQNLTLDTGLRVDAALGIAERRTALRAIESGDVAVEHFETVGDDWDVEERALATLGSLGLGGIDLDRTVGQLSGGETVLLRLAALLLERPDVLLLDEPTNNLDLFARRRLYEAVESWRSGVLVVVSHDRDLLERVDRIAELRSGSMSWYGGGWSDYEEALATQQEAAGRMLRAAESDVRRQKRELEETRIKVARRQRHNKKMDAERRAPRIVAGAHKRSAQESAGKLRGLHEDRLQEARERLDEAADSIRDDAEIRVSLPHTAVPAGRTVLSLHGLRPRFGALRDGELQVKGPERVALVGRNGAGKTTLLRTLTGELAPLSGEARTFVPLRFLPQRLDVLDEELSVAANVARLAPGITDNHIRAQLARFLFKGARAEQSAGTLSGGERFRAALAATMLASPAPQLLMLDEPTNNLDMASVRQLASALDAYEGALVIAGHDLAFLESVGITRWLLVGEELQETTAEEVRDLLAAPEPG
- a CDS encoding class E sortase, which translates into the protein MHSLRRVPRALAGAILVALAAGCSAATAGQATAPAPVLAAAPAAPAPTTAPAQPPADRTDPRTETATLSIPSIGLTDLRVVPYKGTTDDWPGTRIQNRGVAASPYGKDGGVGPGEVGNYLVTAHRLSAGGPLRELPSVEKGDSVFVTEGGTVYEYRITESRTTSFRSERSLAEQRAEVPGSPGENPTKAMITLSTCATPEDNAAGNFWRDDRDNPEHRIDRIGVLVASRPS